From Anaerolineae bacterium, the proteins below share one genomic window:
- a CDS encoding PDZ domain-containing protein, with product MNKKLIWFGPISVLAFVVLLALMYGWVDNMDPIGIEGVERPETKLARLQGGQAQLINNPTFPSGIGNGQIQLINNPTFPSGIGNGQIQLINQNQPAGPYLGMKLVSVPGAVAKDLNIQPNTGAYVDAVVSLSPAQKAGINIGDVLLKCDHKQVTGPEQVGQILINRKAGDVIKLVVNRNRRKKSFHVKLENAPMGLDVGAIKKPVWMGADIQDIDAVMKIQFNLPDKKGVIVSHVAPGSPAANSDLKTGDVIRRFGATRIRDVAQLQSLILKGQPGQQVQLNIFRNGQYQTVPIVLGQRSPEINKVAFIGPADMVIEGSWIGMDVTELSVNDAADLGMPTGTRGVLVNDVESPPATMVGFQTGDVISAVNGMPTPDMKGFVEATRNQSSAVVDVIRGNVHLFISVPPPGFTQQGTRLNTGVNNKMKQVAFTGPVQGNLAILTTGPELNFSVAGDIGTQPYVILVDQARNSYAIINPNNLNPISELIGQYNITALICSDISGNTASDLAAKGVAVYTGVVGTADDAIRLYVSHSLVAMHR from the coding sequence ATGAATAAAAAATTAATATGGTTCGGCCCGATCAGTGTTCTGGCATTTGTGGTTCTTCTGGCCTTGATGTATGGATGGGTGGACAACATGGACCCTATCGGCATTGAGGGGGTAGAAAGACCTGAAACAAAGCTGGCTCGGCTGCAGGGTGGTCAGGCACAGTTGATCAACAATCCGACCTTTCCTTCAGGGATAGGCAATGGCCAGATTCAGTTGATCAACAATCCGACCTTTCCTTCAGGGATAGGCAACGGCCAGATTCAACTTATTAATCAAAATCAGCCCGCAGGGCCGTATCTTGGCATGAAGCTGGTCAGTGTTCCCGGCGCTGTTGCCAAAGATTTGAATATTCAGCCCAATACCGGCGCTTATGTCGATGCCGTTGTTTCGCTCTCTCCGGCTCAAAAGGCAGGGATCAATATCGGCGATGTCCTGTTAAAATGCGACCATAAACAGGTGACCGGGCCTGAACAGGTTGGGCAGATACTGATAAACAGAAAGGCCGGAGATGTTATAAAACTTGTGGTCAACAGGAACCGTAGGAAAAAATCTTTTCATGTAAAGCTTGAAAATGCGCCGATGGGGCTTGATGTGGGGGCGATCAAGAAGCCGGTCTGGATGGGCGCTGATATTCAGGATATTGACGCGGTCATGAAGATACAGTTCAATCTTCCGGACAAGAAAGGCGTTATTGTCAGCCATGTTGCGCCCGGATCGCCGGCCGCAAACTCAGATCTTAAAACCGGCGATGTTATCAGGCGGTTTGGAGCGACGCGTATAAGGGATGTGGCGCAGTTGCAATCTTTGATCTTAAAGGGTCAACCAGGTCAACAGGTTCAGCTGAACATATTCAGAAACGGTCAGTATCAGACCGTGCCCATAGTCCTCGGCCAGAGATCGCCGGAAATCAATAAGGTAGCGTTTATCGGCCCTGCTGATATGGTGATTGAAGGTTCCTGGATCGGAATGGATGTGACGGAGCTTTCCGTCAATGACGCTGCTGATTTAGGGATGCCGACAGGCACGAGAGGGGTGCTGGTTAATGACGTGGAAAGCCCGCCGGCCACCATGGTCGGTTTTCAGACAGGCGATGTTATTTCAGCCGTAAACGGGATGCCGACTCCTGACATGAAGGGATTTGTGGAAGCTACACGGAATCAATCAAGCGCTGTGGTAGATGTAATTCGCGGCAACGTACATCTCTTCATAAGTGTGCCGCCGCCGGGATTCACTCAGCAGGGGACGAGGTTAAATACGGGCGTTAATAATAAAATGAAACAGGTTGCTTTTACAGGACCTGTGCAGGGCAATTTAGCCATATTGACCACAGGCCCTGAACTTAATTTTTCCGTGGCCGGAGATATTGGAACCCAGCCCTATGTAATTCTGGTGGATCAGGCAAGAAATTCTTATGCAATAATAAACCCGAACAATCTGAACCCTATTTCAGAGCTTATCGGGCAATACAATATTACAGCGCTTATATGCAGCGACATTTCCGGTAATACAGCCTCTGATCTTGCCGCAAAAGGGGTTGCTGTTTACACCGGCGTGGTTGGGACGGCCGACGATGCAATAAGATTATACGTCTCGCATAGTCTTGTTGCCATGCATCGCTGA